The genomic region GGGGACAGCGATAGGCACATGGCAGGGCGACTCGACCGAAACCGCCGCACTGTGCCATGCGGAACGTGGAGGTGGCGAGGGTGGCAGGCATTTGTCGATGTCGAGAACGGAAACGATCAGCGACGCCTCGTTCGCCCTCAGCGCCGCCCGGCAGCGCACTGCACAGCCAGGGATTCCTGTGGAAAGGCCGCGGATCCGCTCACTCGAAGCCGTCGAGGAAAATCTGGACTTCGGTCGAGAACGCTCTTTCGACTGCGCCGATGTTGCAGGCGGTGCTGGAGCCCACCAAGCTCGTGCGCGGGTCGCCGTTCTGGTCCTGCGGCAGCACCGAGCCATCGCCGAAGTCGCCGCAGCGGGACGCCGGAATCGCCCGGTAGACCGAGCTGGTCGGCTGCGGGAAGAAGGCCGGCGTCGGCCCCTGATCCGCACGCAGGGGGCCGAGGCCCGGATCGGCACCCACGAGGTTGGTCGCGCTGTCTCCGGACAGCGAACAACCGGTCAGGCTGCCAATCAGGTTGTAGCCAAGGCTGCTGATCGGGAACGCATTGTTCGGGGTGTAGCAGTCGGGCCCAAAGCCGGGCGTTGCGAGGTTCCGGGTCACGATACTGTTGCCTAGGAGCAGCCTGCCCTCGATGCCCTGGTCGAAGTAGATCCCACCGCCCTGGCCCGCCTGATTGTCGACGATCGTCGAAAACAGCACGCGCCCGGATCCGTAGATCGCGCCGCCGAGGAAATCCGCGCGGTTGCCCGCCAGCGTGGAGTTGCGGACGATCAGCTCGGTGCGCCTGCTCTGGCTGCTGCTGATGACTTGGCCGATGGCGCCACCGGAGCCACCCGTGCCGCTCTGCCGGATCGCGCGGTTGTCGAGCAGGGCCGATGCGTCCACGATCACCGTCGAGCGGCGCCCGGCGACGCCGGAATCCTTGAAGATGCCGATCGCCCCGCCGTCGCCCCGCGTGACCTCGTTGTTGCGCAGGACGCTGCGATAGACCAGCAGATTGCCCGCGCGCACGCGGATCGCACCGCCCACATCATCGCCAGGAAAGAAATTGTTGGCCCCGGTGATGCTGACGCCCATCAGGGCCAGAGCCGGGATGGAGTTGGTCACGTTCGTACTGCCAATCGGCCCCAGCAGTGAGAAGGCGGAGCCAACCCCGCTGATGCGGAACTCGACGGCCGCCGGCGCATTGACATTGCCGACGATCGTGATGGAGCGGCGCTGTCCCGAGCCGACGGTGAACATCGAGCCCTGGTTGTCGACGCCGGCCAGGGTGTAGAGGCCGTCGGGCACCCGGATCATCCGCGGGCCCACGTTCGCGGCGGCCTCGCCGATCGCCGCACGCAGCGTGCACTGGCCGTTGCTGGCCGCGCAGGTGCCGTTGCCGAGATTGGCGTCGGGGAAATCGGCGGTCGAGTTCACCGTGTAGTTGATGACACGTTCGTAGGCGCCGATGTCGCAGGTGCTGGCGACCCGCGCCACGCTGCGCGCGTCGGTCGCGAGACAGGTGCCGCTGAAGCCGGCATCGATCAGCGGACTGCCCTCCAGCAGCGCGTGGGTCGGAACCGCCGAGCCGTAGTCGAACAGGGGAGCGAGCCTTGGATCGGCATTCAGGGCCGGCCCGGCCACGCTCGCGAACGTGCAGTCGCCCCGCTGAATCAGGCTGCGATTGCGCCCGCCGAGCTGGGTGCCCGTACAGGAGAGGTCGTTGTCGTCGCGCAGACTGTTGTTGGCATAGCGGTTGCCCGCCAGGACGCTGTTCTCCAGGTCGAGGTCGGTGGAGCCCTGCGCGGCGTTGATGATCATCACGCCGCCGGCGCCCTGAGTAACGGTTCGGGCGACGTTGTCGGTGACGGTGACATGCCGGAACAAGGCCGGGCCGTCCATCGCCACGCCGCCGCCGGAGTTGGCGATGTTGCCGCTGATCGTGACGTTGTTGAGAGTGGCGCGGCTCGGCCCACGATGGGTCCAGCCGCCGCCGAACCCGGTCGCGCTGTTGCCGACCAGGGTCACATTGGTCATGGTCGTGGTGCCGTTGCCGAACTCGTATATGGCGCCGCCCTGGGCCGCACGACCGTCGCGCAGGATGAGCCGCTCCAATTGCAGGATCCCGTCGAACTGGCGGCGGATGAGTCCACCGAAGTTGCTGGTGAAACCGGTCACGTCACCGCCGCTCAGGGTCATGTTGACGACGCGCAAGTCGCCGCCGCTGAACACGTGGAAGCAGCGATCGGTTCGACACTCGAGCTCCACCATTTCCGGATCGATGTCGCCGTTCGTCAGGGCCTGGCCCGCCACGGTAATGACGCTGCGGATGTCCAGATCACCGGTGAGGTTGTTGTCCTCGTCGCCGCCATTGATCTGCAGGCGATAGACGCCCTGACTCACCGGCAGGAAGATCACATCGGCGCCGCTGCCCGCGCTGCAGCCGCCGAAGGCCGCGTCGGTGTTCGCGGCCTGCACCGCCTCGCGCAGTGAACAGGTCGAGGGGCTGGTGTTGAACTCGTCGAACACCGTGCTGACGTTGATGACCGCGGCCTGGGCATCCTTGAACAGCAGTGCGCCCGCCAGCAGCAGCGCGCCGAGCCGCAGGAGTCGCGCGCACCCGCCCCAAAGCTCGTGATCAGGCAGCGCGGCCTGAGCCGCGTGCAGCGACGACCGGGCGCCAGTGCACGCGATGCCCAGGGACAGGGGCATTCGCACAGGCGCCCCCTCGAAGATACGGGTCAGCAGCAGGCCAGGACATGCACGCATCGGAAGACTCCCCTCGGTCGCGGCACGCGACCTTTCAACTCGGAATGCCGGTCAAGGCCCGGAGCGAACAGACCGCTGCGATCCGCGATGCTCGAAGCCGTCCGCACTCGGCGGCGCGTTGTCGTTCGCAGCGCTGGGCACGCTGCGGGTGGCCATCGCGGAGAGCCTCATTCGTCGCCCTCGAATCCGTCGACGAACACCACTTCCTGCGGATAGGGCACCACGATGATGTCGCTCAAGCTGCCGACACCCGGCAGGCTCAGGAAACTGCTGGTCGCGGACACCGGTGGCGGTGACAGGCCATTGGGCGTGCCGAAGGCGAGCCGTCTGACGCTGCCGAGGCGTCCTGACAGTCCGATCTGGCCGGCGGGATCCGCGCCGATCACTGCAGTGGAGCCGACGGCTGCAAGCCCGATGAGCTGACGCGCGTTGAGGCTGGACGCTGTCGCCCAGGCGATGGCCGTGTTGCTGAAGCCGGGGTCGAAATAGCAGAAGTAGTACACCGCTGCCGGCCCGCTGCCGACCACCGCGATGCGCGACAGCAGGCCCGAGCCAAAGCCGGGGTAGCTGCTGGCCGGCGGTACGTTCCAGGTCAGGACCGTGCTCGCGCCCGTGCTCGGATTGATCGCCCGCACGCCAGTCGCGCCGAACACGCCGGGACCCCCTTGCACGGGCTGGGGCACATACACCTCGCTGCCGTCGGGCGACACGCCAAGCAGTGGCGCCGCTGCGGTCGGGGTCGCCCCACCGGAACTCACCGCGAAGCTCACGGGATCGATCACGCGCAGCCCATCTGAACAGCCCGAGGCGACGATGCGACCGTCGGGCATGACCAGCACCTCCCCGGAATTGGTCGCACAGCCGCTGCCGATCAACGGCACCGTCGCGATCTCGGCCAGGGTGACGGCATCCAGCACCACCACGCCCTTGCTCAGGCTGGATCCGCTGCCCTCACGCTTGAAGGTGTAGACGCGCTGGCCGTCGGGGCTGAGCGCGATGGTGCGGTTCTGCGCGTTGCCGACGGCCGCGGTGGCGATGCGCTGGCGCGTGCGGGTGTCGATCACATGCACCTGACCCGCGACGCTGCCGGAGAGCGTTGCGCTGGACAGATAGATGCGCGTGCGATCGACGTTGGCCACCATCCGCCCCGGCTCGTCGCCGAGGCCGGAGATCGAGGCTTCGACCGTCATCGTGTCGAGGTTCACCACCCGCACTGCACGGTTGCCGGGTTCGCTCACGCTGACGAAGGCCCAGGGCTGGGCGCCCAGCGGCGGGGCGAAGGCGCTGACAAGCAGCACGAGCAGCACGGACACGGGGGCAA from Lysobacterales bacterium harbors:
- a CDS encoding CSLREA domain-containing protein, which gives rise to MRACPGLLLTRIFEGAPVRMPLSLGIACTGARSSLHAAQAALPDHELWGGCARLLRLGALLLAGALLFKDAQAAVINVSTVFDEFNTSPSTCSLREAVQAANTDAAFGGCSAGSGADVIFLPVSQGVYRLQINGGDEDNNLTGDLDIRSVITVAGQALTNGDIDPEMVELECRTDRCFHVFSGGDLRVVNMTLSGGDVTGFTSNFGGLIRRQFDGILQLERLILRDGRAAQGGAIYEFGNGTTTMTNVTLVGNSATGFGGGWTHRGPSRATLNNVTISGNIANSGGGVAMDGPALFRHVTVTDNVARTVTQGAGGVMIINAAQGSTDLDLENSVLAGNRYANNSLRDDNDLSCTGTQLGGRNRSLIQRGDCTFASVAGPALNADPRLAPLFDYGSAVPTHALLEGSPLIDAGFSGTCLATDARSVARVASTCDIGAYERVINYTVNSTADFPDANLGNGTCAASNGQCTLRAAIGEAAANVGPRMIRVPDGLYTLAGVDNQGSMFTVGSGQRRSITIVGNVNAPAAVEFRISGVGSAFSLLGPIGSTNVTNSIPALALMGVSITGANNFFPGDDVGGAIRVRAGNLLVYRSVLRNNEVTRGDGGAIGIFKDSGVAGRRSTVIVDASALLDNRAIRQSGTGGSGGAIGQVISSSQSRRTELIVRNSTLAGNRADFLGGAIYGSGRVLFSTIVDNQAGQGGGIYFDQGIEGRLLLGNSIVTRNLATPGFGPDCYTPNNAFPISSLGYNLIGSLTGCSLSGDSATNLVGADPGLGPLRADQGPTPAFFPQPTSSVYRAIPASRCGDFGDGSVLPQDQNGDPRTSLVGSSTACNIGAVERAFSTEVQIFLDGFE